Below is a window of Penaeus monodon isolate SGIC_2016 chromosome 13, NSTDA_Pmon_1, whole genome shotgun sequence DNA.
tttatatatatataatgtatatattattatatatatatatatatattttattttaatatatattttatatatatattatgtatatatatatatatatatatatatatatatatatatatatatatatatgtatatattatatatgtaaaattataatatatataatataaaatatatatatataatatatgtatatatacatatatataaatatgtgtgtgtgtgtgtatgacagaaaaaaacacaatgcatatggttattattgtcttattatcaaCACACTTACTTTGTGCATTGTGGTTTTTTCTCCACAAGGCAGTTTGAACAgtcatggccaggttgggcacctAGAGGGCAGCAGGGTGTGGAGCTGCCCTCTCAGATGTGTGGCCAGAATGCCAGCATTTCTGACACTGATAGGTCCAGGTATATACGGTTAGACAGGGAGGACTCTCCACCAATATAACCAACTTCATAGAGGAGGTCATATATATGGAATGCAATCTTGGTAATATTGTTGTACGTCTTTCTGCAGTCTCTGAGAATAGTGTACCACTGTACTGATACTGCAGCATATCAACAAGTCAGGTAAATGGGTAATTTTTACAATCTGACCAACTTTTGTCATAGACAGGGCACTTAGCTGGGGAGATAGAAATCATTCCAATAGAAGTATTAaaggaggagtgaggttgggaaGGAATAGGTTCACTAGCTAGGTCAGGGGAGATAATGCACAAGCTTGGGATCCAGATGTAACTGTCACAAGGTGTGAATGATCAGAACAACTGAAGGAAACTTAGCCAACTTATTTTATAGACGTTGTTAGATTAGGAAGGCACTGTCAGAGTAAGGGGCTAAAGAGGGGAATCACAAAAAAAGTCATCCCACTTAGATTGACTAAAACAAAATACTCAAAAGATCGTAAAGGTGGAAATAGTTGAAGGATGGGAactggagaaagagggagtggtgcTGAATATGGTAGTACTGTGGGACAGTGGACAATGAGGATTGGGTTGAAAATGAAGATTGTAGAGGATGAGGAATGGAGTGGGGGATATTGGGTGagaggaaggattttttttaaaagttgggtaATCACCTGGATAAGTGATTTGAAAAGAATTGTGCTGACAGCAGGTATTGAGGAGGGGGAAATAGTAACCAGGTTAAGAGTCATGATAAAAGGAGAGCTTGGGGTCAGGGCTTGCCTCATTGCCCCTAGTAAAGGTACAAATCATTATTGGCCATTGTAAGCCTGGGGTATAAGAAGAAGACAAatgggtaagggctagataactaaattgGGGAATACTGTGCCAATGGCTCCCTGAAGCTTGTCAGGACTGATCCAAacccagcctttcatcctttcaacacagctCTCACATCTTAGGATGTGGACAGAAGGTAGGGGAGATCCCCAGAATTGGGCTCCTTCTCCTATGTCCCCCCACAGCATCAATGGGGAATACATTTCTGTATTATATACTCTTCAGAATTTTTGCTtcaagaagaatacatatatttctctctgtgaTCTATGCAAAGGttcaaaataacacaaaaaaaaatattagaggactttataaaatatgtatataaatcaatcACAATCAGTAGGTCTGTAAAATCTCTAATGCAAAATTTAGAGGCTGTGCaaggataaaatacaataaaaatgacataataaaTAAGTTATTTGTACTCAGATATTGTCCTAtactgttatttatttacttaaaatcTGAAGATCTTAATGAGGATCTTATCTTGTACAGCAGAGgaattattattcaaaatttatgCACACAGAtcttaatatacacacatgcatacatacatacacacatacatatataatatatatacataaatacatatatatatatatatatatatatatatatgtatatatatacatatatatatatatatatatatatgtatatatatacatatataatatatatatatgtattttatatatacatatatatatatatatatgtataatatacattattatgtatatatatatacatatatattatgatatatatacatatatatatgtatatatatatacatatataaatattggtatatatatatatatatatatataaaatatatatatatatatatgtgtatatattatatatatatacatatattttatatatattttgtgtgtatatatatatttatatatgtgtgtatatatatatatatatatatataatattttgtatattatatatatattatatatatatatatataatatatatattttatataatattatatatatatattatatatattatgatatatatatataattatattacatatctatatgtgtattatatacatagtataaaatacatatacatatatatacatatacatatatatacatatacatatatatacatatacatacaatcatcatacatacatactatatatatgtatgatatatagtatgttatgtatatatgtatatatatatattatatatattatgatatatatatatattatataaaaatatattatttttttttttttttttttggtctttttttNNNNNNNNNNNNNNNNNNNNNNNNNNNNNNNNNNNNNNNNNNNNNNNNNNNNNNNNNNNNNNNNNNNNNNNNNNNNNNNNNNNNNNNNNNNNNNNNNNNNGTCAGAATGGACAGCACTGCCTCGCGTACCTGAACTGACCAGGGAATATCTCTAACGACGATGCAAGATGAGACGCCCTTTCTGGACCTTACGACGCAAGCCTTGGATGTCTGCAGATATCAGCAGCACTACCGATGTAGATAGTTTAACAACAAATTTACCAGACACGGTGACTCTGGTGCCCGAGTTAGGCCAATCAATAATTACACTTTGGATACCAGTGTCTCTTCTGGTGGATATTCTGATGTAGATAATGGAGGAGCACTTGTTACTCAGCACCTGAACTATTCGATGAGGAAGTTAATGTGACCAGCACTCCTGAAGGAGAGACCGCAATCACTACCACTGCTGAGGAGGATGGAATTTTGGTTACCAAGATGCCTGAAGAAGGCACCTTGGTGACTGTTAATCCCGGAGGAGCCGAGGAAGCTCCTTCCACTCTAAATGAAAGTGAAGAAGTTAATCTGGTCTCCAGTAAACCCGAGGAAGACTCCTGATTACTAAACAACCTGAAACATTAGTTTCAAGTATGAATGAATCAACAGAAGGGTCACTGACCACGAGTATATTCGAAGAGGAGACATTACCACCAGTGAACCTGAAGATATTTTAATTACGACCGAACCTGTAGAAGAATCTTTAGTAACTAGTGAAACTACAGAAAAACCTTTATCGCCAGTGAAATAGATACAGAGTTTTGGTTACAAGTAAAACAGAAGATACGGAGTCCGGTGAATCCGATGAAGAATATTTGATTACTGATAAAACCAGGAGATGAAGTTATTATGACTGATGAACCAGAAGGATTTTTGGTTACTAGTGTCCCTGAAGAAGATTTGCTTACAAGTAAACCTGTAGAGGATACTCCTGTACCAGTAGCCCTGACGAATCATTAGTTGCTAGTGATTATGGAGAAGATTTTTTCGTTACAGACAAAACCCGAAGAGCATTTTGGCAACAGTGAACCAGAGAAAGAATTGCCAGCCACCATTAAACTCGGAGAAGACCTGACTACTACAAGCCAACCAGTGGAAGAACTGTTTAACACTAATGACCTAGAAGGAGAATTTCTGGTTACGGCTGAAACCCCATGAGGAATTTTTGAATAGCAGTGAACCTGAGGAAGAAGAGTCTTTGGTTACAAGCAAGCCAAAAGAATCTCTTCTCACCAATGCGACGGAAGATATGCTGAATACCAGTGAACCCGAAGAAGAATTTCTGACTACTGTTACACCAGAAGAAGAACAATTAATCACCACTGATTCTATAGGCCATTCAAATATTAGTGTAACTGCTGCGGAAACCTTCGTCACTGACACACCAGATATAGAACCTGAAACCACTGACAGACCGGATACAGAATCTGAAATCACTGATCAACACAATGAAGAACCTGTTACTCTTAATTCAGTCAACGAACAACTCTTCACTACCGTTATGCCAAGTGACGATGAAAGTGATGAGAACACGGAAAGGCCAGACTCACTTTCTGAAATAGGCACCGAAAAGATGTAGAAGACTCTCCGATTATGGAAGAAGATTCTATGCTAGAGGCTGACAGCAGTGGCCTTTGAAGGAGACTCTACATGATAATAGTTACTACGATCCCCGAAGATGCTGATTATGTATTAAATGCTAATGATACTCAAACTCCTAATGACAAAGTGGATATGGAAGAGGCTCTACCATCAATGAGTATGAGTGATGTTGAGGATATTACACAACAAACCGGCGTTGCAGACCGATGAAACCGCAGTTAAAGAAGAGGAGTCTCCATCATCAACAAACGATGCAAACGACAATCAAGAAGGAAACGTTATCAATATTTTACCACCGCCATCGCCCTCTGAAAAAGCTCTTTATATGGAGATGTTGCCTAAGAATTTGGACATGAGCATTGTTCCTTCGTCTGAACAAGCCCGTAACGAGACACAGGTTCCTTCGAATACTAGTAACGCAAATGCAATTCCCATCATACCGCACGGAAACACCAGGCCAGAATACGTCGCTATATCTGTACTTCAGAAAGGTGTTGCCCAACTGCCGCAGACGCCAAGGAGGAGCCTTCCAACCGGCACGACGCAGAGGATTTGACATTATTGCCACGCGAAAGAACATCTACCCATCACCAACCAACGCGTGGCCCCACGACACAGTCCCTCGTCCGTAAATCGGTTGCCCGCGCCAGAAACCTATCCTCCCGACGAAATTCTCTTCTTTTCGGCAAGCGAAGGCCTTCAGCCCTCACGAGGAAGCTCCGTCCTTCCCTTAAATTGTCAGGCCAAAAGAAGAGCGAAAATGATTCTGCCTCGGAATCGCTGGGGAAACCGTTTTAGACTCCCGCCTCGGAAGCTGGGTGCGGAGAGGCGTGTCCCGACCACACGCAACGCTCGTCTGTACCAACACTGGCTCAAAAGACAATCCAGAACTCTAGGAGCGTTAAAAAACAGACGGTTATCTAAAAACTAGGGCTAAAGATATAAGTTTAGCTTGTATTATCTTTTAAGGTGTCTTGTTAAAGGTCAAGCTTAGTAACACGTATctgtgattatgtatattttacaaatgGAGGTTACACTTTCTCCAAACAAACTCGGACTCATATGTGGAAGGAAAACATGGATGTATAGAAATTTCCTTTGGGGACGTGAAGGTCTTGGCCAGCTtgaatggttttaattattatataaaagtacttcttaatcatacatacatgcataaatattaataaacaaaacacacatacacacgtgtgtgtatgtatatatatatatatatatatatatatatatatacatacatacacgcacacacagatatatatatatatatatatatatatatatatatatatatatatatatatatatatatatacatatatacatatatatatatatatatgtgtgtgtgtgtgtgtgtgtgtgtgtggtgtgtgtgggtgtgtgtgtgtgtgtgagtgagtgagtgagtgagtgagtgagtgagtgagtgagtgagtgagtgagtgtgggtg
It encodes the following:
- the LOC119579934 gene encoding uncharacterized protein LOC119579934, giving the protein MQDETPFLDLTTQALDVCRYQQHYRSPELFDEEVNVTSTPEGETAITTTAEEDGILVTKMPEEGTLVTVNPGGAEEAPSTLNESEEVNLVSRDEVIMTDEPEGFLVTSVPEEDLLTSKPVEDTPVPKENFWLRLKPHEEFLNSSEPEEEESLVTSKPKESLLTNATEDMLNTSEPEEEFLTTVTPEEEQLITTDSIGHSNISVTAAETFVTDTPDIEPETTDRPDTESEITDQHNEEPVTLNSVNEQLFTTVMPSDDESDENTERPDSLSEIGTEKM